The proteins below come from a single Tenuifilum thalassicum genomic window:
- a CDS encoding basic secretory protein-like protein, with protein MNRFYGTKVFFVIISILIASQNTKAQYFGKNKPIYKNFKFDVYQTPNFEIYYYLKNDSLLNTLALTAEKWYDRHYQVFRDSIEERNPIILYDNHADFQQTTAISGTIGIGTGGVTEALKNRVVFPITETWQQTNHVLGHELVHAFQYNSLINGDSTSLNSVRNLPLWMVEGMAEYLSLGTYDYQTAMWMRDAVLNDNFPTLQDMTYYPSKYFPYRWGHAFWSFVGRTFGDSLINPIFKETAKRGYNYALLKYIGLTEQSFSTLWKSVYYDYFKKSLPDSVDNPNGSLILFERNAGQINISPSVSPDGRYVAFYSEKDLFSIDLYLAHAISGKIVRRLSSVVHQNEIDALNFIESAGTWSPDSRMFAFVGYSKGKAKLIIADAYEGKLVDEFYIPGVPSFNYPAWSPDGKTIVVSGLVNGNNDLYSVDIKTKKVTQLTHDPWCNIHPAWSADGTRIVFSTDKPSSTSKNGSTGYNLATYDVNTNQITVFDIFPGADNVNPMFSADGKSIFFLSNSDGYRNLYRYYLETGDVYRMTRILTGISGMTTLAPAMSVARENDEIVYSHFYKSKYSIYTADTTDFNPVKVDPYKVDFSASILPPVNRATSGLVDKNLANSNLPTFLVDSFKRVPFKPKFKLDYISNIGMGVSSSPYGTGMAGGVEMLFSDITGKNMLYTGLSLNGEIYDFGGQVAFLQQKKYLTWGISASHIPYSFGQYGYDTLHRTIDGNQVVIEDIQLIYFRMFETATGLLMYFPLSSTQRFELNSSIARYYYRSDIYSNYYIDGFYYGSERRKGEVPPGFWLQQSSAAYVFDNSDFGIASPMRGFRMRLQGSKTLGEFNYWGALADVRKYFFKKPFSFAIRGLYYGRFGSSIDNNVLYPLYIGYPWYVRGYDSNAFLDYGQSNTNVSVDQLTGDNIVVTNFEIRIPFTGPERLCLIKSGSLFTELALFADAGIAWSKDYKPSLKWQPTSLDDRTPFVSTGLSLRINLFGMMILEPYYAIPFQLGGLESARFGINFWPGW; from the coding sequence ATGAATCGCTTTTATGGAACTAAAGTCTTTTTTGTAATCATTTCAATCTTAATAGCAAGTCAGAATACAAAAGCTCAATACTTTGGAAAAAACAAACCCATTTATAAGAATTTCAAATTTGATGTATACCAAACACCCAATTTTGAGATTTACTACTATTTGAAAAACGACAGCTTGCTTAACACTCTTGCACTAACAGCAGAAAAGTGGTACGACAGGCATTACCAGGTATTTAGAGATTCAATAGAAGAGAGAAACCCAATAATTTTGTACGACAACCATGCCGATTTTCAACAAACAACTGCAATTTCGGGGACTATTGGAATTGGGACAGGAGGTGTTACCGAGGCTCTAAAGAACAGGGTTGTTTTTCCCATTACGGAAACATGGCAGCAGACCAATCATGTTTTAGGTCATGAGCTTGTGCACGCATTTCAATACAATTCTCTTATTAATGGCGATTCAACCTCATTAAATTCGGTTAGAAACCTTCCATTATGGATGGTTGAAGGGATGGCCGAATATCTCTCACTTGGCACATACGATTACCAAACCGCCATGTGGATGCGCGATGCGGTCTTAAATGATAATTTCCCAACACTTCAGGATATGACCTATTACCCCAGCAAGTATTTCCCATATCGTTGGGGACATGCATTTTGGTCGTTTGTTGGCAGAACATTTGGCGACAGCCTTATAAATCCAATTTTCAAAGAAACCGCTAAACGTGGTTACAACTATGCTTTACTAAAATATATTGGTTTAACCGAACAATCATTTTCTACCCTTTGGAAATCGGTTTATTATGATTACTTTAAAAAAAGCCTCCCCGATTCTGTTGACAACCCCAATGGCTCTTTAATACTTTTTGAGAGAAACGCAGGTCAAATCAACATTTCTCCATCAGTAAGTCCCGATGGACGTTATGTTGCCTTTTACTCCGAAAAAGACCTTTTCTCAATTGACCTATACCTAGCCCATGCAATAAGTGGAAAAATTGTTAGAAGATTATCGAGTGTAGTGCATCAGAACGAGATTGATGCGCTTAATTTTATTGAATCGGCAGGCACGTGGTCGCCCGATAGTAGAATGTTTGCATTTGTTGGCTACAGCAAGGGTAAGGCTAAACTCATAATTGCTGATGCATATGAAGGCAAGCTGGTTGATGAGTTCTACATACCAGGGGTCCCATCTTTTAACTATCCAGCATGGTCGCCCGATGGTAAAACAATTGTTGTATCGGGGCTTGTTAATGGCAACAACGACCTGTACTCGGTAGATATTAAAACCAAAAAAGTTACGCAACTCACCCACGACCCATGGTGCAACATTCATCCAGCCTGGTCGGCCGATGGTACTAGAATTGTTTTTTCAACCGACAAACCTTCTAGCACTTCGAAAAATGGCTCAACAGGATATAACCTTGCTACCTACGACGTTAACACAAACCAAATCACAGTGTTCGACATATTTCCTGGAGCTGATAATGTAAACCCAATGTTCTCCGCCGATGGGAAAAGCATCTTCTTCTTATCAAATAGCGATGGCTATCGAAATCTATACCGCTACTACCTTGAAACAGGTGATGTTTATAGAATGACAAGAATCCTAACAGGAATATCAGGAATGACTACGCTTGCACCTGCTATGAGTGTAGCTCGCGAAAACGATGAGATTGTTTATTCACACTTCTACAAAAGCAAGTATAGCATATATACAGCGGACACAACCGATTTTAACCCAGTTAAGGTAGACCCCTATAAGGTTGATTTTAGCGCCTCAATACTTCCTCCTGTAAACAGGGCAACAAGTGGACTGGTTGATAAAAATCTGGCTAATAGTAATCTCCCAACATTCCTAGTTGATTCCTTTAAGAGAGTTCCATTTAAACCAAAATTTAAACTCGATTATATTTCAAACATTGGAATGGGAGTTAGCTCTTCGCCTTACGGTACCGGAATGGCTGGTGGCGTTGAAATGCTTTTTAGCGATATTACAGGGAAAAATATGCTTTATACTGGTTTATCGCTCAATGGTGAAATTTATGACTTTGGGGGACAGGTGGCATTCCTACAACAGAAAAAATATCTTACATGGGGGATTTCTGCTTCGCATATCCCTTATTCATTTGGACAATATGGTTACGATACACTCCATCGAACAATTGATGGAAATCAAGTTGTCATTGAAGACATTCAACTCATCTACTTTAGAATGTTTGAAACAGCAACTGGACTATTGATGTATTTCCCCTTATCTTCGACCCAACGTTTTGAACTAAACTCCTCTATAGCACGCTATTACTACCGTTCAGACATTTACTCAAACTACTACATCGATGGATTTTATTATGGTTCAGAACGAAGGAAGGGGGAAGTCCCTCCTGGTTTCTGGTTGCAACAATCGAGCGCAGCATATGTGTTTGACAACTCCGACTTTGGTATTGCATCACCAATGAGGGGATTTAGAATGCGATTGCAAGGCTCCAAAACCCTAGGGGAATTTAACTATTGGGGCGCTTTGGCTGATGTGCGTAAGTACTTCTTCAAAAAGCCTTTCAGTTTTGCCATTCGTGGCCTTTACTATGGTAGGTTTGGTTCATCAATAGATAACAATGTGCTTTACCCGCTATATATTGGCTATCCCTGGTACGTAAGAGGATACGATAGCAATGCATTTCTCGACTATGGACAATCAAACACAAACGTATCGGTTGACCAGCTAACAGGCGACAACATTGTTGTGACAAACTTTGAAATCCGAATTCCTTTTACAGGACCTGAAAGGCTATGCCTAATCAAATCAGGCTCTTTGTTTACAGAGTTGGCCCTTTTTGCCGATGCAGGAATAGCATGGTCAAAGGATTATAAGCCAAGTTTAAAATGGCAACCAACATCTCTAGACGACAGAACACCATTTGTAAGTACAGGCCTCAGCCTCAGAATTAACCTTTTTGGAATGATGATACTAGAACCCTACTATGCCATTCCATTTCAACTGGGTGGGCTTGAATCGGCACGATTTGGAATTAACTTCTGGCCTGGTTGGTAG
- a CDS encoding S9 family peptidase, which yields MRRIIFLFVSVTLAIVSFAQKDLSLEQAVLGQWSEFRPKSLTAFSWRPNSTEYTYLRNDTLLGVDAKSNSVRKICSLDEVNGLLETLGAKRIRRFYPLWVDNKTIRIRNSSSFVFIDVENKNLVAQFQIPEGSENHEFSSDLRWMSYTVGQNLFLVDAKGNQIAVTNDSIDGLVNGQSVHRNEFGITKGTFWSPSGRYLAYYHMDESMVTRYPLVDITKRVAEVDYIRYPMAGMKSHEVTLRVYDTQSGKTVELKTGEPKEQYLTNVDWSPDETSIYIAVLNRGQNHMKFNRYNAHSGNLEQTLFEEKSDKYVEPLNPPLFIDNNTFLWQSRRDGWNHIYIYKTDGSLVKQLTKGEWEVISINGVDKKNKVVYITATKQSPIEKQVYGVRIKNGSIKQLTFDSGTHRGYFSSDYKYFIDFYSSITVPNRVTLFNTRGKSLKLLLDASNPYEGYNVPLPKLVTLKSDDGVTFYGRIIKPTNFDSTKKYPVVVYVYGGPHSQLVTNSWMGGSRLWESYLANKGYILFTLDNRGTINRGAEFEQVIHRQLGVQELKDQLVGVKYLKSLPYVDSTRIGVHGWSFGGFMTITMMLKASDVFKVGVAGGPVTDWKFYEVMYGERYMDTPQENPEGYKNADLKNYVSNLKGKLLIIHDDMDNTVVPQHSLTLLHSFVKAGVQVDFFMYPQHQHNVRGKDRVHLIDKVIRYFEDYL from the coding sequence ATGAGAAGGATAATATTTTTATTTGTTTCGGTTACATTGGCAATAGTATCGTTTGCTCAAAAAGACTTATCGTTAGAGCAGGCAGTTCTTGGTCAATGGAGTGAGTTTAGGCCAAAATCGTTAACAGCCTTTAGCTGGCGACCTAATTCAACGGAATACACTTATTTGAGGAATGACACCTTGTTGGGGGTCGATGCTAAGAGTAATTCCGTTAGGAAAATTTGTTCCTTAGATGAAGTTAATGGATTACTTGAAACTTTGGGGGCTAAAAGAATTCGTCGCTTTTACCCTTTATGGGTTGATAACAAGACTATTAGAATTAGAAATTCTTCAAGTTTTGTATTTATTGATGTTGAAAACAAGAATTTGGTTGCTCAGTTCCAAATTCCCGAAGGGAGCGAAAATCATGAATTTAGCTCAGATTTGAGGTGGATGTCATACACGGTTGGGCAAAACTTGTTTTTAGTAGATGCTAAAGGAAATCAGATTGCTGTTACAAATGATTCAATTGATGGATTAGTGAATGGTCAAAGTGTTCACCGTAATGAGTTTGGAATTACAAAAGGAACTTTCTGGTCGCCAAGTGGCAGATATTTAGCATATTACCATATGGACGAAAGTATGGTGACAAGATATCCTTTAGTTGATATTACCAAACGTGTGGCCGAAGTGGATTATATTCGTTACCCAATGGCTGGAATGAAGAGCCATGAGGTAACTTTACGGGTATACGATACTCAATCAGGCAAAACAGTTGAACTAAAAACAGGTGAACCAAAGGAACAGTATTTAACCAATGTGGATTGGAGCCCCGATGAAACTTCCATTTATATTGCTGTTTTAAATCGTGGGCAGAATCACATGAAGTTCAATCGTTATAATGCTCATAGTGGGAACCTAGAACAAACCCTTTTTGAAGAGAAAAGCGATAAGTACGTGGAGCCATTAAATCCACCTTTATTTATCGACAATAATACCTTTTTATGGCAAAGTCGTCGCGATGGTTGGAATCATATTTACATATACAAAACCGATGGTTCTTTGGTAAAGCAGCTAACAAAAGGCGAGTGGGAAGTTATAAGTATTAATGGTGTTGATAAAAAGAATAAGGTAGTTTACATAACTGCAACCAAGCAAAGCCCCATTGAGAAACAAGTATATGGCGTTAGGATTAAAAATGGTAGCATTAAGCAGCTAACCTTTGATAGTGGTACGCATCGTGGCTACTTTAGCTCTGATTACAAGTATTTTATCGATTTCTATAGCTCAATAACAGTTCCTAATAGGGTTACCCTGTTTAATACCAGGGGGAAGAGTCTAAAACTTTTACTAGATGCATCAAATCCTTACGAAGGGTATAATGTTCCACTACCAAAACTAGTTACGCTTAAGTCTGACGATGGGGTTACCTTCTACGGTAGAATAATAAAACCAACTAATTTCGATTCAACTAAAAAGTACCCGGTTGTGGTGTATGTATATGGAGGTCCACACTCTCAGCTTGTTACAAATAGCTGGATGGGTGGCTCAAGGTTATGGGAAAGCTACTTGGCAAACAAAGGGTATATCCTATTTACTCTGGATAATAGGGGAACCATTAACCGTGGTGCAGAGTTTGAGCAGGTGATTCATCGCCAATTGGGAGTTCAGGAGTTGAAAGACCAGCTGGTTGGTGTAAAGTATCTTAAATCGTTACCCTATGTCGATTCTACACGAATTGGAGTACACGGATGGAGCTTTGGTGGTTTCATGACTATTACCATGATGCTTAAGGCTTCCGATGTTTTTAAAGTTGGAGTTGCAGGTGGCCCTGTAACTGATTGGAAGTTTTACGAGGTTATGTATGGTGAACGATATATGGATACCCCACAAGAAAATCCAGAAGGTTATAAAAATGCTGATCTGAAGAACTATGTTAGTAACCTTAAGGGTAAGCTTTTAATTATTCACGATGATATGGACAATACCGTTGTGCCTCAACATAGTCTTACATTGCTTCATTCATTTGTAAAGGCTGGTGTTCAAGTCGATTTCTTTATGTATCCTCAGCATCAGCATAATGTTAGGGGCAAGGATAGGGTTCACCTTATAGATAAAGTAATTAGATACTTTGAGGATTACCTATAA
- a CDS encoding putative periplasmic lipoprotein — protein sequence MRMKLITKAFSLLAITFLLAGCKSGPKQETSIESNSPDTLASLVKVENAIFPIPSPWQITRIIQKVDIPFNESLLHNINDYQKYTTSFKQALNLGVYGTDLSYLNMYEKTQESLQRLGVVKKLSEQLGITETFQPSLFERIENNIDKKDSLMKILSDAYATSDLYLKQNERYDIGALIVAGCWIESMYIMTQIAQNNNNRELITRIGEQKHPLDNLIELLTPFYFKSQEFSDLLDKLIDLAYEFDGVIYTYSYREPIIDEKNKTITINSQSRVVMSEYHIKIISKKIEQIRKSVIE from the coding sequence ATGAGAATGAAACTTATTACCAAAGCATTTTCACTACTAGCTATTACTTTTTTGCTTGCAGGTTGCAAGAGTGGACCAAAACAGGAAACATCGATTGAGAGCAATTCTCCCGACACCCTAGCATCGCTGGTTAAAGTTGAAAATGCAATATTCCCAATTCCATCGCCCTGGCAAATAACCCGTATAATCCAGAAAGTTGATATTCCATTTAACGAATCCTTACTTCACAACATTAACGACTACCAAAAGTACACAACATCGTTCAAGCAAGCTTTAAATTTAGGGGTTTATGGAACTGATTTGAGTTACCTAAACATGTACGAAAAAACACAAGAATCACTTCAACGCCTTGGTGTTGTAAAAAAACTAAGCGAGCAGCTTGGAATTACGGAAACCTTTCAACCCTCTCTTTTTGAACGCATTGAAAACAACATTGACAAAAAAGATTCTTTAATGAAAATCCTTTCCGATGCTTATGCCACATCGGACTTATATTTAAAACAAAACGAACGTTACGATATTGGTGCACTCATTGTTGCTGGCTGCTGGATTGAAAGCATGTATATCATGACACAAATTGCCCAAAATAACAATAACCGGGAATTAATAACTCGCATTGGGGAACAAAAACACCCGCTGGACAATCTTATTGAACTTCTAACCCCCTTCTACTTTAAATCGCAAGAATTTTCCGACTTACTCGACAAGCTAATTGACCTCGCATATGAATTTGACGGCGTTATATACACCTACTCTTACAGAGAACCAATTATCGATGAGAAAAACAAAACAATAACAATCAACAGCCAATCAAGAGTGGTAATGTCAGAATACCACATTAAAATAATTAGCAAAAAAATTGAACAAATTCGTAAATCTGTAATTGAATAA
- a CDS encoding ATP-binding cassette domain-containing protein, with translation MSESILKALMQLFAIIARPVSPDEQENNDYTDRRKVVEEFLRLQLNIDLVNEYLKVFDNYYNLYQEKQSEKSKSKKRTSSSSVRVLKICSQINEELQQQQKVVVLVRLLEFVKPESGDVTEQEMEFISTVAETFYIPNKEFEHLKDFILNDFHSIPSHTNILQINGQSEPPNNLEKHLYAEGLHEEIKILFIESANIFFLRYNGYHELYINGHLLSKDKIFVLNNGSSIRNSKIKPIYFSDIVGRFVQDKIKEKIVFEAIDIEYKFRSGKTGLHSMSFAQESGHLVGIMGASGAGKTTLLNVLNGSEKPSKGKILINGIDIHNQKELVEGQIGFVSQDDLLIEELTVYQNLYYNARLCFDNYTEEELNKVVCQTLQNLGLYEIRNMRVGSPLNKKISGGQRKRLNIALELIREPAILFLDEPTSGLSSRDSENILDLLKELTLKGKLVFVVIHQPSSEIFKMFDRLIILDTGGYLIYNGDPIESIIYFKSKVQQANWNESECPVCGNVNPEQIFNIVESKVLDEYGNPTLARKISPLEWNEYYKELSATVPKNETKRSPLPKIHFKTPNWFKQLRVFVKRDILSKIANTQYMIINLFETPLLALLLSYIIKYYNVDVSNKIGYTLLDNSNLPVYLFMSVIVGIFVGLTVSAEEIIKDRKILKREAFLNLSWSSFLMSKVVILLGISAFQALTFVLIGNSIMEIRGMYFEYWLVLFSTWFSANMLGLVISDSFKTVVTIYILIPFLVIPQIILSGIIVKYEKLNPAISSPNTIPLYGEVIIARWAYEALAVYQFKENDYMAPLYKYEEAMSLSDFKRNYWLKSIQNKVDFCIRNFNDKSKKEEFKNALKLIQNELAKETTSPRASHISFSKFSLLTPELITIETLNELSHFLEKLRVYYVKLYNKAIAEKDRYINNFQNSRPNGKELFVEHKRKYHNESLSEFVRNSGEVERIIEYKNQLIQKIDPIFKFPENKFLRAHFYAPVKPIFGFYIGTLWVNVIVIWLNSIFLFVVLYFRLLKRFLEWLENLGGESE, from the coding sequence ATGAGCGAATCCATCCTTAAGGCGTTAATGCAACTTTTTGCAATCATTGCTCGGCCAGTTTCACCCGACGAGCAAGAGAACAACGATTATACCGATCGCCGAAAGGTAGTGGAAGAGTTTTTAAGGCTACAGCTTAATATTGATTTAGTTAACGAATACCTTAAAGTATTTGACAACTACTACAACCTTTACCAGGAGAAACAAAGCGAGAAGAGCAAATCAAAAAAACGCACGTCATCGAGTTCAGTAAGAGTTCTAAAAATTTGCTCGCAGATTAACGAAGAACTACAGCAACAGCAGAAAGTAGTTGTTCTTGTCAGGCTTCTTGAATTTGTAAAGCCCGAGTCAGGTGACGTTACAGAACAGGAAATGGAATTTATCAGCACAGTTGCTGAAACATTCTATATACCCAATAAGGAATTTGAACATCTAAAAGATTTTATCCTTAACGACTTTCACTCAATCCCCTCCCATACTAACATTCTTCAAATTAATGGGCAATCAGAGCCGCCAAATAATTTGGAAAAGCACCTTTATGCTGAAGGATTGCATGAAGAGATAAAGATTCTTTTCATAGAATCTGCAAACATCTTTTTCCTACGTTACAATGGTTACCACGAATTATACATTAATGGGCATCTGCTCTCAAAGGATAAGATTTTTGTTTTAAACAATGGTTCTTCAATTCGTAACTCCAAAATAAAGCCCATCTACTTTAGTGATATTGTAGGCCGTTTTGTACAAGATAAGATAAAGGAAAAGATTGTTTTTGAAGCCATTGATATTGAATACAAATTCCGTAGCGGAAAAACAGGGCTTCATTCCATGTCGTTTGCACAGGAAAGTGGGCATTTGGTAGGTATTATGGGCGCTTCGGGAGCAGGGAAAACCACCCTGCTGAATGTTCTGAACGGAAGCGAGAAGCCCTCAAAGGGAAAGATTCTAATTAATGGAATTGATATTCACAACCAAAAAGAACTAGTTGAAGGTCAAATTGGTTTTGTTTCACAAGACGACCTGCTTATTGAAGAACTTACCGTTTACCAGAACCTTTACTACAACGCACGACTTTGCTTTGATAATTACACCGAGGAAGAGCTTAACAAGGTGGTATGCCAAACCCTTCAAAATCTAGGACTATACGAGATTCGGAATATGCGAGTTGGCTCTCCTCTTAATAAGAAAATAAGCGGCGGGCAGCGCAAGCGGTTAAACATTGCCCTTGAATTAATAAGGGAACCTGCTATTCTTTTCCTTGACGAGCCAACATCGGGTTTGAGCTCAAGGGATTCCGAAAACATATTAGACCTTCTAAAGGAGCTTACGCTAAAAGGGAAATTGGTGTTTGTTGTAATCCACCAGCCATCGTCTGAAATATTTAAGATGTTCGACCGGTTAATTATTCTGGATACTGGTGGATATTTAATCTACAATGGCGACCCAATAGAGTCAATCATATATTTTAAATCGAAAGTACAACAAGCAAACTGGAACGAAAGCGAATGCCCTGTATGTGGGAATGTCAACCCTGAGCAGATTTTTAACATTGTTGAGTCCAAAGTACTGGATGAATACGGAAATCCAACTCTAGCAAGAAAAATAAGCCCCTTGGAGTGGAACGAATATTATAAAGAACTATCAGCAACTGTTCCAAAAAACGAAACAAAACGTTCCCCCCTACCCAAAATTCATTTTAAAACACCCAACTGGTTTAAACAGCTTCGTGTTTTTGTTAAGCGCGACATCCTTAGCAAGATTGCCAATACCCAATACATGATTATTAACCTTTTTGAAACCCCATTACTAGCCCTACTTCTTTCCTACATTATAAAATATTACAACGTTGATGTCTCAAATAAAATTGGCTACACCCTTCTTGATAATAGCAACCTACCCGTATACCTGTTCATGTCGGTAATTGTTGGCATATTTGTAGGGCTAACTGTAAGCGCTGAAGAAATTATTAAGGACAGGAAAATACTCAAACGAGAGGCCTTCTTGAATCTTAGCTGGTCTAGCTTCTTAATGTCAAAAGTGGTAATCCTACTTGGGATTTCAGCATTTCAAGCTTTAACATTTGTTCTTATCGGAAATTCCATCATGGAAATAAGGGGAATGTACTTTGAGTACTGGTTAGTCCTTTTCAGCACATGGTTTTCCGCCAACATGCTAGGCCTAGTTATTTCCGATAGTTTTAAAACTGTGGTTACTATTTACATTCTTATACCATTTCTTGTAATTCCGCAAATAATTCTTAGTGGCATTATTGTAAAATATGAAAAGCTAAACCCTGCAATTTCATCACCTAACACAATCCCCTTATACGGAGAAGTAATAATTGCTCGTTGGGCATACGAAGCACTTGCAGTTTATCAGTTTAAGGAAAATGATTACATGGCTCCATTATACAAATACGAAGAAGCCATGAGCCTTTCCGATTTCAAACGTAACTATTGGTTAAAATCTATTCAAAACAAGGTTGATTTTTGTATTCGAAACTTTAACGATAAAAGCAAAAAAGAAGAGTTTAAAAACGCGTTGAAACTAATTCAAAACGAGCTTGCTAAAGAGACAACCTCACCCAGAGCATCGCACATAAGTTTTAGTAAGTTTTCATTGCTAACGCCCGAATTAATCACAATAGAAACCCTAAACGAGCTAAGCCATTTTCTTGAAAAGCTACGAGTATACTACGTCAAACTTTATAATAAGGCTATTGCAGAAAAAGACAGGTACATAAATAACTTTCAGAACAGCAGGCCAAATGGGAAGGAACTTTTTGTAGAACATAAAAGGAAATACCACAATGAGAGTTTAAGCGAATTTGTAAGGAATTCTGGCGAGGTTGAACGAATAATAGAATACAAGAATCAGCTAATTCAAAAAATAGACCCCATATTCAAATTCCCAGAAAACAAATTTCTAAGAGCCCATTTTTATGCACCAGTTAAACCAATTTTTGGTTTTTACATTGGCACATTATGGGTTAATGTGATAGTTATATGGCTTAATAGTATTTTTCTTTTTGTTGTACTATATTTCCGCTTACTAAAGAGATTTCTAGAATGGTTGGAGAACCTTGGGGGTGAATCTGAATAA
- a CDS encoding DUF1987 domain-containing protein → MELVNIEGTPKTPTVILNPETGVIEIKGRSIPENSIEFYRPIVEWLDEYIKNPKPNTVVNVQLEYFNTSSSKCILDVFKKLEQLKKNQHDVIINWYYEEDDEDMLEAGEDYESIIKVPFKMIQIVD, encoded by the coding sequence ATGGAATTAGTTAATATTGAAGGGACGCCTAAAACTCCTACTGTCATATTAAATCCTGAAACAGGAGTAATAGAAATTAAAGGACGTTCAATACCTGAAAACTCAATAGAGTTTTATCGTCCTATTGTAGAATGGCTCGATGAGTATATTAAGAATCCTAAACCAAACACGGTTGTTAATGTACAGCTAGAATATTTCAACACATCGTCATCAAAGTGTATTCTTGATGTTTTTAAAAAGTTAGAGCAGCTTAAAAAGAATCAACACGATGTTATTATCAACTGGTATTACGAGGAGGATGATGAGGATATGCTTGAGGCTGGCGAAGATTACGAATCAATAATTAAGGTTCCTTTCAAGATGATTCAAATAGTTGACTAA
- a CDS encoding SiaB family protein kinase produces MDNTTPEYTMSEFFSKCYEKMHKGAILVAYKGEVNSNIIADALELIEYKLTQEAVETPVRKKLYNVMVECLQNLYHHVDTIPDAVQDSSFGAFIISKIDNGFYLSTGNMIEADKKSNLQGKIDKINSLSKEELKEFYKFVLNNQSFSDKGGGGLGLIDIAKKTGNKLNYEFIQYNDSYYFFILSVLVNGR; encoded by the coding sequence TTGGATAACACCACACCCGAATATACGATGAGTGAGTTTTTTTCAAAATGTTATGAAAAAATGCATAAGGGTGCTATCCTTGTAGCTTATAAAGGAGAGGTTAATTCTAATATAATTGCTGACGCCCTTGAACTTATTGAATACAAACTCACTCAAGAAGCGGTTGAAACCCCTGTAAGAAAAAAACTTTATAATGTGATGGTTGAGTGCCTTCAAAATCTTTACCATCATGTAGATACCATTCCTGACGCTGTGCAAGATTCTAGCTTCGGTGCTTTTATCATTTCTAAAATAGATAATGGGTTCTATCTTTCTACAGGTAATATGATTGAGGCAGACAAAAAATCAAATCTACAAGGTAAAATTGATAAAATTAATTCCCTCTCGAAAGAAGAGTTAAAAGAATTTTATAAATTTGTTCTTAATAATCAGAGTTTTTCCGATAAAGGTGGTGGCGGATTAGGGTTGATTGACATTGCAAAAAAGACTGGGAACAAACTCAACTATGAGTTTATTCAATATAATGATAGCTATTATTTCTTTATTCTTAGTGTGTTAGTTAATGGCCGATAA